One genomic window of Salmo salar chromosome ssa12, Ssal_v3.1, whole genome shotgun sequence includes the following:
- the LOC106564992 gene encoding uncharacterized protein C17orf67 homolog: MKKFVAFSLCLVLLTIYTADANPIIKESYAKQLLRTKRQKPGHPDEPMREHLLHMQVLDQRAQETNLEHWLNPHCYPRCDRNYGHPV; this comes from the exons ATGAAGAAGTTTGTGGCATTTTCCCTCTGTCTGGTCCTCTTGACCATCTACACAGCAG ATGCAAACCCAATCATCAAGGAGAGCTATGCTAAGCAACTTCTGCGGACCAAGAGGCAGAAGCCTGGCCACCCCGATGAGCCAATGAGG gagCACTTGCTCCACATGCAGGTTCTGGATCAGAGGGCCCAGGAGACCAACCTGGAACACTGGCTGAACCCCCACTGCTACCCCCGCTGTGACAGGAACTACGGACACCCCGTCTAA